One window from the genome of Poecilia reticulata strain Guanapo linkage group LG9, Guppy_female_1.0+MT, whole genome shotgun sequence encodes:
- the nf2a gene encoding merlin, which produces MASALAAKMRFNSLVRKQAKYFKVKICTMESDMEFKCEMKWKGKDLFDLVCRTLGLRETWFFGLQYNIKDTEAWLKMERKVLDQEVSKEEPITFHFLAKFYPENAEEELVQDITQRLFFLQVRKKILEEEIHCPPEASVLLASYAVHAKYGEYDPEVHKLGFLAEEGLLPSRVINLYQMTAEMWEERITACYAEHRGRTK; this is translated from the exons ATGGCAAGTGCCTTAGCAGCAAAAATGAGATTCAACTCTTTGGTTAGAAAACAAGCCAAATACTTTAAAGTAAAGATATGCACCATGGAGTCAGACATGGAGTTCAAGTGCGAG ATGAAGTGGAAAGGAAAAGACCTTTTTGACTTGGTGTGCCGGACTTTGGGACTGAGAGAAACCTGGTTCTTTGGGCTCCAGTACAACATAAAGGACACAGAGGCTTGGCTGAAGATGGAAAGGAAG GTTTTAGACCAAGAGGTCTCAAAAGAAGAACCAATCACCTTCCACTTCCTGGCCAAGTTTTACCCAGAAAATGCCGAGGAGGAGCTAGTGCAAGATATCACTCAGCGTCTCTTCTTTCTACAG GTAAGGAAGAAGATCCTTGAAGAAGAAATCCACTGTCCTCCAGAGGCCTCTGTGCTGCTGGCATCCTATGCAGTCCATGCCAAG TACGGAGAGTACGACCCTGAAGTTCACAAACTGGGCTTCCTGGCTGAGGAAGGACTGCTGCCAAGCAGG GTTATTAACTTGTACCAGATGACTGCAGAAATGTGGGAGGAGAGGATCACAGCATGCTATGCCGAGCACAGAGgaagaacaaagtaa